Proteins encoded within one genomic window of Pongo pygmaeus isolate AG05252 chromosome 6, NHGRI_mPonPyg2-v2.0_pri, whole genome shotgun sequence:
- the POM121L12 gene encoding POM121-like protein 12, which translates to MGAAAPAESADLGNFCKAGEPPLQGPDALAAPMGRSPSTPQTTRSPQGRHSPWPPRSLTQSRIQYVQWGRPVPSTHLTEVRPSQDPAKPQRVVSEAWRRPALPGDTALGRDLSCAWEGCMKPGLCRARNPGRTWSPVTIGIAPPERQESPWGSPGQRARPAGLPAAQELPDPCTRETLLGALSQCPKGSARFDGPLWLEVSDSKGGRRNLQPRPSAFKPLSKNGAVASFVPRPGPLKPSLGPWSLSFCDDAWPFVLVQPAPSAIWDFWAATTPSCGSCSRVAFALEVTQSAGPFGS; encoded by the coding sequence ATGGGCGCTGCAGCTCCGGCCGAGTCCGCAGACCTCGGGAACTTCTGTAAGGCGGGAGAACCCCCGCTGCAAGGCCCCGACGCCCTGGCGGCTCCCATGGGCAGGTCACCCAGCACGCCCCAGACCACGCGGTCTCCCCAGGGTCGCCACAGTCCCTGGCCCCCGAGGTCCCTGACTCAGAGCCGTATTCAGTACGTCCAGTGGGGGCGCCCGGTGCCCAGCACCCACCTCACCGAGGTGCGGCCCAGCCAGGACCCCGCCAAGCCGCAGCGGGTGGTCTCCGAGGCCTGGAGGCGCCCTGCTCTGCCCGGGGACACCGCCCTGGGGCGAGACCTCTCCTGTGCCTGGGAGGGTTGCATGAAACCGGGGCTGTGTCGTGCCCGCAACCCAGGACGGACCTGGAGCCCGGTGACCATCGGGATCGCGCCCCCTGAGCGTCAAGAGAGCCCCTGGGGATCCCCAGGACAGCGAGCCCGCCCCGCAGGCCTCCCCGCCGCCCAGGAGCTCCCGGACCCCTGCACCCGAGAGACTCTGCTGGGGGCGCTCAGCCAGTGCCCCAAGGGAAGCGCTAGGTTCGACGGGCCGTTGTGGTTGGAGGTCTCAGACAGCAAGGGCGGCAGGCGGAACCTGCAGCCCCGGCCCTCTGCCTTCAAGCCCCTGAGCAAAAATGGAGCGGTTGCTTCCTTCGTGCCCAGGCCAGGGCCTCTGAAGCCGAGCCTCGGCCCCTGGAGCCTCAGTTTTTGTGATGATGCTTGGCCTTTCGTGCTGGTCCAGCCCGCCCCGTCCGCCATCTGGGACTTCTGGGCGGCGACAACGCCTTCCTGCGGCAGCTGCAGTAGGGTCGCCTTCGCTCTCGAGGTCACCCAGTCTGCTGGCCCCTTTGGCTCCTAA